In the genome of Rutidosis leptorrhynchoides isolate AG116_Rl617_1_P2 unplaced genomic scaffold, CSIRO_AGI_Rlap_v1 contig85, whole genome shotgun sequence, one region contains:
- the LOC139885181 gene encoding gibberellin receptor GID1B-like, which yields MAGSNEVNQNESKRVVPLNTWVLIYNFKLAYNLLRRPDGTFNRDLAEFLDRKVPANLNPVDGVSSFDHIDKASGLLNRVYKFSSGNEAQFCSTIDVEKPLSSTEIVPVIIFFHGGSFTHSSANSAIYDTFCRRLVKLCKAVVVSVNYRRAPEHRYPGAYDDGWAALKWVKSRRWLQSGKDSKVHVYLAGDSSGGNIAHNVAFQASKDGVEVLGNILLHPMFGGEIRTESEKRLDGKYFVTIQDRDWYWRAYLPEGESRDHPACNPFGPRGNSLEGIKFPKSLVVVAGLDLVQDWQLAYVEGLQNSGQEVNLLYLKEATIGFYFLPNNDHFYCLMEQIKDFVNPNC from the coding sequence AGGGTTGTTCCACTCAATACATGGGTTCTTATTTACAACTTCAAGCTAGCTTACAATCTCCTTCGTCGACCGGATGgaactttcaacagagacttggcTGAATTCCTTGATCGGAAAGTTCCAGCCAATCTAAATCCTGTTGATGGGGTTTCCTCCTTTGATCATATCGATAAAGCTTCTGGTCTCCTTAACCGGGTTTATAAATTTTCATCAGGAAATGAGGCTCAATTTTGCTCTACTATCGATGTCGAAAAGCCGTTGAGCTCAACTGAAATAGTTCCTGTTATAATATTCTTCCATGGTGGAAGCTTCACTCATTCCTCAGCTAATAGTGCTATCTATGACACATTCTGTCGCCGGCTTGTTAAGCTTTGCAAGGCTGTTGTGGTGTCGGTAAATTACCGTAGAGCCCCTGAACATAGATACCCTGGTGCATATGACGATGGCTGGGCAGCTCTCAAGTGGGTTAAATCGAGAAGATGGCTTCAAAGTGGAAAAGATTCGAAAGTCCACGTTTATTTGGCCGGAGATAGCTCCGGCGGAAATATAGCGCATAATGTTGCCTTTCAGGCATCTAAGGATGGAGTTGAGGTGTTAGGAAACATTCTTCTTCATCCAATGTTTGGCGGGGAAATAAGAACAGAATCAGAAAAAAGATTGGATGGGAAATACTTTGTTACAATTCAAGACCGTGATTGGTATTGGAGAGCTTATCTTCCGGAAGGCGAAAGTCGAGACCATCCGGCTTGTAATCCGTTCGGTCCTCGAGGTAATAGCCTCGAGGGGATAAAGTTTCCGAAAAGTCTCGTCGTCGTGGCCGGACTGGATTTAGTACAAGATTGGCAATTGGCTTATGTTGAAGGGCTCCAAAATTCCGGACAAGAAGTGAATTTGCTATATCTAAAGGAAGCTACCATAGGATTCTACTTCTTGCCGAATAACGATCATTTCTATTGTCTGATGGAGCAGATAAAGGATTTCGTTAATCCTAACTGTTAA